The following nucleotide sequence is from Salvia splendens isolate huo1 chromosome 2, SspV2, whole genome shotgun sequence.
TTCGAACATGGATACAAATAAGTCATGTTTGTGTAACTTAATTGAAGGTTTAACTTAATGCCAAATTTATAAGTTAGAAAAGTCAAAAATAATCACACCTAATTATTCATACCATTGAATTCAAAGCGAAACAATCTTTACATTAGAATAGGCAGGGACTGCGCGAACGCAGGACCCCTCTAACACAAATTATGACATAGGCTCGACCAGTTGGGCCGACCTTAAACAGGCGCCCCTCCTGAGTGCAATGGAAGTCGCCAATCTAGGCCATGGGCCTTATGGTCGCCCATCAACCCGGTCCAGGTAAGtatgtttcttctttttctttcctcaATTTATGTAACCTCTCTTCTCATACTCCATCCCATGACCTTCCGATGTGGTATATCTAGTTTCTTGTTTCATGTTTTTCCTTCACAAAAACTGAGTTGAGAACTCATTAATTGATTACTACTATGGTATAGTAGTACTAACTAGTTTTTATAGAAGGGGAATGAATAAGAGGAAGTGATGGAACTCATTTCAGCGATTAGTTGTTGATGGAATGAAGGAGTATagaaaataacttttttttctgAAATGAATATGTTGTCATTAAATGGAATATAACTGAAACAGTCAAAATAATTAGATTGGCTATCTAACACATAACATAAttgattaataaaaaattagactcaaattgttggggttttattattataaacaaAACACCATCCAAAAAATGGCATATGCTGCTTGAATTGCGACGAGCACACGGTATTCTTTAGTAAAAGGCGAAAGAATAGTTTGCTATGTACTCAACGCGCAGCTGCATGAATTTGAAAAGGTAGAAGTATCCTATATTTATATAGGTTGGCGAGTAGCCTTGCTTTGTGTCTCAGCGATGTGGGATGACAAAATGTAATGTATTTGCTGCATCTGTGTGTGAATTGGGTAGACTGCTCGCTCCATATGATATTGAAGTGGATGATTGAAGATGAAGAGAAAgacaaatttttattaattttaatatttttaaaacaataTTGTTTCGTTAGATTTGTTTGAATCAATACTAAAAGGAACAGACTGCTGTTAAAAGGATATAAATCTACAGTTGAAGTCATTGACATTACAAGAAGGAAACACATTACATCAAAATACAAGACAAACTCTCCAACTCtgtgtagtagtattatttctTGTCGAGACTACACGAATCATCATCCGTCAGTCTCAACAAAACACAGACacaaataatagtaatagtaacaGTAATAATAAGGATGAGATGAATAGTATATTAGAGAAGCGAATCGAGGGCGATGATGGTGCTGAGGTTCATAGGATTCATATAGTCGAGGGATCCCGAGAGAATCTGCCTCACGATAATTTTGTTGGCCTTTTCGGAAGGATGGAATGGATCCCAAAATGCATATACCTCTCTGTTCGGACACAGATTCGACAACTGTGTGCACAGCCCAAGCCCATTGTACGGCCCTTGCCCGCAGCAGGCTACCTTGGATGTCACAAATCCGAACGCCTGCGGATTACGGATGAAGTCGTTGTTTGTGAGCTGCGTGTTGGCCGCGATGAACACGTTCCTCCCCACCTGCGAGTTGAGGTTCAGCAGCATCTGCGTCAGCTGCGGGTTGAAGAGCCCTGCAGCGCGCTGGAGCTCCACCGAGCACTGCCCGTTCGTGCTCCTCTGTGCTAGCTCTGCCGGCACGCACCCCAGTGGGCCCGTCCCTGTCACTATCACCCTCCTCGCTCCCAAGTCGTATAATTTCTGTCGTCGGAATTTATATGATTTTAAAGAGTTGGATGTAATAGAGTTGATTATAATATTCCggtctttttattttttgaattagtCTTTTATTTTTCGCTTTCTACTTTTTAGTTATGAAGAGGCATTACATAAAGATTATACCCTGAGAAGTTTTTGGTACTCGGAGATGAGGTAGCGCACGTAGTTGGGGAGGGAGAACTGTCGGGACCTTGCCGAGAAAGGGACCAAATAGTAATTGTTGACAAAGTCGTTGCCGCCCAATGTCATCAGAACCAGAGCTTGGTTCACTAGCCGTTTAGCCTCGCGGGCGCCAACCAACGCCGACACTCTAGTTTGGTATTGTTGGAAGTATTCTAGCTGTTGGAATGGCCTTATTATGTTCACCTGCGGTTTTAAATATTCATATCAAATTATTTGTATTTCAATGTCCATCATCAACAAAATAAGTGGGCAACACTTTTTAAAGAGGTAGAGGTGAGTAACACATTTCTAATATATTCAGACAATAATAAATTACTTGTATGACTTACAAACTGAACTCCGGTGTCGTTAAGAATGCCAACTCCCGCAGAGGCGAAGTTGGCTCCAACCAGCAGCCTTCGCCCGGTTAGAGCGGGACTCAAGTAGGGCAATGGTGACTCTGTCCCGCCAATGCTCTGGCCTGCAACGTCCACTCAAATTAatcatttcaaataattatagtagtatgaaggaaaaaaaaacatgcATGGGAAACAAAACTGATAAGATCGGGGATGTTGAGGCCGTTGGAGAAACGGCCGGTAGGGCGGCGGGTGGGATAGTCGATGCCATATGGTGGGGCGTCGGCCCTGGCGGTGGTGGCTAAGTAGTTGTTGTTGCCGCTGTCGACCAGCGAATCACCAAAGACGAAGAAGGCTCTGCCCTCTACTCccaaaatattactagtatgcAATGTGGCTAAGAATATGGCTACACCCACAATAATGCTCAAGTCACTAGTAGTAGTAGCCATTGTGAAAGGTAGATTTCAGAGTGGCTATCTAGGAGGTTGTGGGTGGAGATGAATGCTGAATTTGGTTGTATTATATAATAGCAATTGTTGTGTGTTACACTGACAAATAAATGTATGTTTTCAGCAAAGATTGTGGCTCATTGTTTCGGAATTAAATACAGAGGAGCTATTATGGTTGTAAAGTGCCACACAGTTATACTACTAAGTAACTAATGCAAAACCAAAAGTAAATTGAACTATTGAAGGCCACTGGTTCAAGGTATTAACTTTGGATAGTTGATAGGTATGTCATTAATGATTAACATGCCAACAAAATTAATCCACATATGTTGGAACatagtatataatttaatttgtaatataTCAAGATGCTTTCATGTGTTTTTGAGTTTTATGCAACACTAACACGCCCATACTTTAGTCAATTTTGTGTTTATTCCTTAAATCAAAGTGATCTCCATATCTTGAGTGAATGGAATTGAAGATTGAACAATTGATAGCCAACAATATGCTTAATTAATTTGGACATTAATTTCAAATATCCTGATAATGGTTGGACAATTGAGCTTTATATATGACACAGACGGCAAATTGAAAAAGAAATATATAGGATAGTTGGATTTACATGTATACTTTAGTTTTTGAATGTTTGTTTTCCCAAAATTAGATAAACTAAATTGCAAACAATTTTGTACGGCAATTTTGTCAACACACACACAGATATGATGTGTGCATGGCAATAGGTTGGAAGATATTTTAGATTGATGTCGAAAGAAAAAAAGTGGGAAATAAAAAAGTCATCATGTGAGTTATATTAATGCTCACGCAAGCAATACTAGTACAAAGAGCAAA
It contains:
- the LOC121766451 gene encoding GDSL esterase/lipase At5g18430-like, yielding MATTTSDLSIIVGVAIFLATLHTSNILGVEGRAFFVFGDSLVDSGNNNYLATTARADAPPYGIDYPTRRPTGRFSNGLNIPDLISQSIGGTESPLPYLSPALTGRRLLVGANFASAGVGILNDTGVQFVNIIRPFQQLEYFQQYQTRVSALVGAREAKRLVNQALVLMTLGGNDFVNNYYLVPFSARSRQFSLPNYVRYLISEYQKLLRKLYDLGARRVIVTGTGPLGCVPAELAQRSTNGQCSVELQRAAGLFNPQLTQMLLNLNSQVGRNVFIAANTQLTNNDFIRNPQAFGFVTSKVACCGQGPYNGLGLCTQLSNLCPNREVYAFWDPFHPSEKANKIIVRQILSGSLDYMNPMNLSTIIALDSLL